Proteins encoded together in one Mannheimia haemolytica window:
- the glnK gene encoding Nitrogen regulatory protein P-II 2, whose translation MKLITTIIQPSKLDQVQDALSEIGIQGMTITEVKGFGRQYGHTEQELSQMSRIDFRPKIKVEILVSNYQADEVINAILNASYSGQVGDGKIYVANIEQVIRTRTGETDDEAV comes from the coding sequence ATGAAACTGATTACTACCATTATCCAACCTTCAAAATTAGACCAAGTGCAAGATGCACTTTCAGAAATCGGTATTCAAGGAATGACTATTACCGAAGTAAAAGGCTTTGGACGCCAATATGGGCATACCGAACAGGAGCTTAGCCAAATGAGCCGCATTGACTTTCGTCCTAAAATTAAGGTGGAGATATTGGTTTCTAATTACCAAGCCGATGAAGTGATCAATGCCATTCTCAATGCGTCCTATTCTGGGCAAGTGGGTGATGGCAAAATTTATGTGGCGAATATTGAACAAGTTATCCGCACCCGTACCGGGGAAACTGACGATGAAGCAGTCTAG